One genomic region from Mesorhizobium terrae encodes:
- a CDS encoding MFS transporter, with protein sequence MVAGIVLLAVALNLRPALSSLAVLLAPVQQAFGLSGASIGVLTMMPSLCFGLAGGAGLAMARRVGLEKGLAVSLVIITAGLLLRIEPLVQALFAGTVLVGVGIGIAGVLVPAIIKRDYAGRLGLATGLYTMTMCGGGALGAAFTLPLAHALGTGWNATIGLWAVPAGLAMLAWLPFAAGTGATAKAGTDGATVNLWRDGIAWGVTGFMTLQAALAFIVLGWLPAILQSGGLDPLGSGYVTSASVFSQTLTALVVPIFAARLRSQKLLVVAALGFSAIGFAGLTMGWLPGSLFWAVVLGLGQGANFGLALVFIGLRSANANIAARLSSMSQSVGYTLAAGGPLLAGLVRQWSSAAEGQVVLFSAIAFLALLCGLVAGAQRTIGQTRL encoded by the coding sequence ATGGTCGCTGGCATCGTGCTGTTGGCGGTCGCGCTCAATCTGCGCCCGGCTCTGTCCAGTCTTGCGGTGCTGCTGGCGCCGGTGCAGCAGGCATTCGGTCTGTCAGGCGCCTCCATCGGCGTTTTGACGATGATGCCGTCGCTGTGTTTCGGCCTGGCAGGCGGCGCCGGCCTTGCCATGGCGCGGCGCGTCGGGCTGGAGAAAGGCCTTGCGGTCTCGCTGGTTATCATTACCGCTGGTCTTCTCTTGCGTATCGAACCGTTGGTGCAGGCGCTGTTTGCCGGCACTGTCCTTGTCGGTGTCGGCATCGGCATTGCCGGTGTGCTGGTACCGGCGATCATCAAGCGCGACTATGCCGGACGGCTTGGTCTTGCCACCGGCCTCTACACCATGACGATGTGCGGAGGCGGCGCGCTGGGCGCGGCCTTCACATTGCCGCTTGCCCATGCCCTTGGAACCGGCTGGAATGCAACGATCGGCCTGTGGGCGGTGCCCGCCGGCCTGGCGATGCTGGCCTGGCTGCCCTTCGCCGCGGGCACCGGCGCGACTGCCAAGGCCGGCACCGACGGCGCCACCGTCAATCTGTGGCGCGACGGCATTGCCTGGGGCGTTACCGGTTTCATGACCTTGCAGGCAGCACTCGCCTTCATCGTGCTCGGCTGGCTTCCAGCGATCCTGCAGAGCGGCGGACTGGATCCGCTTGGTTCGGGCTATGTCACCTCGGCTTCCGTCTTCTCGCAGACCTTGACCGCGCTGGTGGTGCCGATCTTCGCCGCTCGCCTGCGCAGCCAGAAGCTGCTGGTCGTCGCCGCACTCGGCTTTTCGGCCATCGGCTTTGCCGGACTGACTATGGGTTGGTTGCCGGGTTCCCTGTTCTGGGCGGTTGTTCTGGGCCTCGGGCAGGGCGCCAATTTTGGCCTCGCGCTGGTCTTTATCGGGCTGCGTTCGGCCAACGCCAACATCGCCGCGCGGCTTTCCTCCATGTCGCAAAGCGTCGGCTACACGCTTGCCGCCGGCGGCCCGCTGCTGGCCGGGCTGGTGCGGCAATGGTCGAGCGCCGCCGAGGGGCAGGTGGTGCTGTTTTCGGCTATCGCCTTCCTGGCTCTGCTGTGCGGCCTGGTCGCCGGCGCGCAGCGCACGATCGGCCAAACGAGGCTCTAG
- a CDS encoding GntR family transcriptional regulator: protein MNDDVSVKRVKRPNLPRSEAMYHGLRRAIIERALKPGDKLPEDVIGERFGVSRTIVRSVLGRLNSEGLVDLIPNRGAAVAQPTLEEAYDIFEVRRSLERDVVRRLVSKITKTDVEQLKAHVAREEAVKASNTAESIRLAGEFHILLAEMAGNAVTARYINELVSRCSLILALYGRPHSSDCAVNEHLEIVAALQKGDSEKALETMDHHLEAVTERALLSAPVTQHDIRAILDEYAKP, encoded by the coding sequence ATGAATGACGACGTTTCGGTCAAACGCGTGAAGCGCCCCAATCTCCCACGCAGCGAAGCCATGTATCATGGCCTGCGACGCGCCATCATCGAGCGTGCGTTGAAACCGGGTGACAAACTGCCCGAAGACGTCATCGGCGAACGCTTCGGCGTCAGCCGTACCATCGTGCGAAGCGTGCTCGGCCGCCTGAACAGCGAGGGTCTTGTCGACCTCATTCCGAACCGGGGCGCGGCCGTCGCCCAGCCGACGCTGGAAGAGGCCTACGATATCTTCGAAGTGCGCCGCAGCCTGGAGCGGGACGTGGTGCGCAGGCTGGTCTCCAAGATCACCAAGACAGACGTTGAGCAGCTCAAGGCTCATGTGGCGCGCGAGGAGGCGGTGAAGGCCTCCAATACCGCCGAGTCGATCCGGCTGGCCGGAGAATTCCACATTCTGCTCGCCGAAATGGCCGGCAACGCCGTCACCGCCCGCTACATCAACGAATTGGTCTCGCGCTGTTCGCTCATCCTGGCGCTTTACGGCCGGCCGCATTCCTCCGACTGCGCCGTCAACGAACATCTGGAAATCGTGGCGGCCCTGCAGAAGGGCGACAGCGAAAAAGCGCTGGAGACCATGGACCATCACCTCGAGGCGGTGACGGAGCGCGCTTTGTTGAGTGCGCCCGTCACCCAACACGATATCCGCGCCATTCTGGACGAATATGCCAAACCCTGA
- a CDS encoding aspartate/glutamate racemase family protein → MANKGGVRRLLLVNGNTNAALTDRLVERARVALPPERDIIGATAIYGPGYISARADAVVAARAIVDTIALEVKEYGAENISVCLLACFGEPGIGAAREIYPFPVVGMAEASILSAMQLGERFAIVTVGERWPSMLRELMRQQRLDDRCCATLAINGHALEVAASAEGARRKVAELISEAREQHGADVIIVGGAALAGVANDLQPEFDVPLICSFSAGLAQAEALASLREPVRH, encoded by the coding sequence ATGGCAAACAAGGGAGGGGTTCGTCGGCTGCTGCTCGTCAACGGCAATACCAATGCCGCGCTGACCGACAGGCTGGTCGAGCGGGCCAGGGTCGCCCTGCCTCCCGAACGCGACATCATAGGGGCAACGGCCATCTATGGGCCGGGCTATATCAGCGCGCGTGCCGATGCCGTCGTCGCCGCCCGCGCCATCGTCGACACGATCGCACTTGAGGTGAAGGAATACGGCGCCGAAAACATCAGCGTCTGCCTTCTCGCCTGTTTCGGCGAACCCGGCATCGGCGCGGCGCGCGAGATCTACCCGTTTCCGGTGGTCGGCATGGCGGAGGCATCGATCCTGTCGGCGATGCAGCTCGGCGAACGCTTCGCCATCGTCACCGTCGGCGAACGCTGGCCGTCGATGCTGCGCGAACTGATGCGCCAGCAGCGGCTGGACGACCGCTGTTGTGCCACGCTGGCGATCAACGGCCATGCACTGGAGGTGGCGGCAAGCGCGGAAGGTGCGCGCCGCAAAGTGGCTGAACTGATCTCGGAGGCCCGCGAACAGCATGGCGCCGATGTGATCATCGTCGGCGGCGCGGCGCTGGCGGGCGTCGCCAACGATTTGCAGCCCGAATTCGACGTTCCGCTGATCTGTTCCTTCAGCGCTGGGCTGGCGCAGGCCGAGGCGCTGGCCTCGCTACGCGAACCCGTTCGCCATTGA
- a CDS encoding NAD-dependent epimerase/dehydratase family protein, translating into MPILVTGAAGFIGSHVCHRLLDRGEEVIGVDNLNDYYDPALKQARLAQLLERKGFSFRRLDIADEGALAALSGLGIRRIVHLAAQAGVRYSLDNPRTYIRSNVVGHLEVLEFCRALPGFEHLVYASSSSVYGGNRKVPFAEADKVDTPVSLYAATKKADELMSHTYAHLFAIPQTGLRFFTVYGPWGRPDMAYWLFTKAILEGRPIRVFNQGEMWRDFTYVDDVVEAVVKVLDTPPSGAVPPSRLFNIGNNSPVRLGDFIDMLERLIGIEAKRQYEPMQPGDVECTYADVTELDRAIGFKPNTSIEDGLRKFVDWYRGEWVR; encoded by the coding sequence TTGCCCATTCTTGTCACCGGCGCCGCCGGCTTCATCGGCAGTCATGTCTGCCATCGCCTTCTCGACCGGGGCGAAGAGGTGATCGGCGTCGACAATCTGAACGATTATTACGACCCGGCGCTGAAGCAGGCGCGGCTGGCGCAGTTGCTTGAGCGAAAGGGGTTCTCGTTCCGCCGGCTGGATATCGCCGACGAGGGCGCGTTGGCGGCACTGTCGGGGCTCGGCATCCGGCGCATCGTGCACCTCGCCGCGCAGGCCGGCGTACGTTATTCGCTCGACAATCCGCGCACCTATATCCGCTCCAACGTGGTCGGGCATCTGGAGGTGCTGGAATTCTGCCGGGCGCTGCCCGGCTTCGAACATCTGGTCTACGCTTCGTCGAGTTCCGTCTATGGCGGCAACCGCAAGGTACCGTTCGCCGAGGCCGACAAGGTCGACACGCCGGTCTCGCTCTATGCCGCCACCAAGAAGGCGGACGAGCTGATGAGCCACACCTACGCCCATCTCTTCGCCATCCCGCAGACAGGCTTGCGCTTCTTTACCGTCTACGGGCCGTGGGGCCGTCCGGACATGGCGTATTGGCTGTTCACCAAGGCGATCCTGGAGGGCAGACCGATCCGCGTCTTCAACCAGGGCGAAATGTGGCGCGACTTCACCTATGTCGACGACGTCGTCGAAGCGGTGGTGAAGGTTCTGGACACGCCGCCGTCGGGCGCGGTGCCGCCCAGCCGGCTGTTCAACATTGGCAACAACAGCCCGGTGCGGCTCGGCGATTTCATCGACATGCTGGAGCGGTTGATCGGTATCGAGGCGAAGCGCCAGTACGAGCCGATGCAGCCGGGCGATGTCGAGTGCACCTATGCCGATGTCACCGAGCTCGACCGCGCCATCGGCTTCAAGCCGAACACCTCGATCGAGGACGGCCTGCGCAAATTCGTCGACTGGTATCGCGGCGAGTGGGTCAGATAG
- the smc gene encoding chromosome segregation protein SMC yields the protein MKFSRLRLLGFKSFVEPGEFVIERGLTGIVGPNGCGKSNLVEALRWVMGESSYKNMRASGMDDVIFSGSNTRPARNTAEVTLFLDNVDRTAPSAFNDADELQVSRRIEREAGSVYRINGKEARAKDVQLLFADQSTGARSPSMVGQGRIGELIQAKPQARRALLEEAAGISGLHTRRHEAELRLKGAEQNLERLDDVVGELESQIESLKRQARQASRFKNLSADIRKAEATLLHLRWTLAKTQEGEARSALATATALVGDRAAAQMNAAKEQAIGAHRLPDLRDAEAKAAAAFQRLSIAKSQIEEEAGRIRARQTELDRRLQQLDSDIEREERMVRDNAAVLERLAAEETTLNGENAGAAEREANTRAAFEEATATLATSEGALARLTAERAEAAAGRNQIERTLRETAERRDRFARQLADADRELAEIAQRISALADPTEKRVLAEAAAEALEATEAAAELAEQAVATAREAETAARLPLQEAKAELAGIETEARTLAKIINSTSGGDLFPAVLEQMSVERGFETALGAALGEDLEVPLDRSAPVHWGENAVQASDPALPEGVRSLASVVKAPSQLARRLAQIGIVEASDGKRLQALLAPGQRLVSKDGALWRWDGFTASADAPTAAALRLAQKNRLTELDAEAVAATVAVRAAEEALRNAETGLRNAVEDEKHARQAWRDAQHALDAARNALAQAEKATGELSTRRGALEESRGRVVEAHEEATAIYVEAEEQLRGAPDLGDLQSRLEQAAGHVSRDRAALAEARAVHDGLNREAEARTRRLQAIALERGNWLSRAENASTQIAALAERKAEAAAEREDLVEAPDELDQRRRALLSQLSEAEALRKNAADRLQEAENRQAELDKAATAAITTLAEAREARVRAEERLTAADERRQEVEARIQEALNTPPHLVIRHTGLEADSPIPDMGEIERQLERLKIERERLGAVNLRAEEEQRELSERLETIVSEREDVIEAIRKLRQAIQSLNREGRERLLAAFDVVNAHFQRLFTHLFGGGTAELQLIESEDPLEAGLEILARPPGKKPQTMTLLSGGEQALTAMSLIFAVFLTNPAPICVLDEVDAPLDDHNVERFCNLMDEMSASTETRFVVITHNPITMARMDRLFGVTMAEQGVSQLVSVDLQAAEAMREAS from the coding sequence ATGAAATTCTCGCGCCTGCGCCTGCTCGGTTTCAAATCCTTCGTCGAACCCGGTGAGTTCGTTATCGAACGCGGCCTCACCGGCATCGTCGGGCCGAATGGCTGCGGCAAGTCGAACTTGGTGGAAGCGCTCCGCTGGGTCATGGGCGAAAGCTCCTACAAGAACATGCGTGCGTCCGGCATGGACGACGTCATCTTCTCCGGCTCCAACACGCGCCCAGCGCGCAACACCGCCGAAGTCACGCTGTTCCTCGACAATGTCGACCGCACGGCGCCATCCGCCTTCAACGATGCCGACGAATTGCAGGTTTCGCGCCGCATCGAGCGCGAGGCGGGGTCGGTCTATCGCATCAACGGCAAGGAGGCGCGCGCCAAGGACGTGCAGCTTCTGTTCGCCGACCAGTCCACCGGCGCACGCTCGCCCTCGATGGTCGGGCAGGGCCGCATCGGCGAGCTGATCCAGGCCAAGCCGCAGGCGCGCCGCGCCCTGCTGGAAGAAGCCGCCGGCATTTCCGGCCTGCACACCCGCCGTCACGAGGCGGAGTTGCGGCTGAAGGGCGCCGAACAGAACCTCGAGCGGCTGGACGATGTGGTCGGCGAGCTGGAAAGCCAGATCGAGAGCCTAAAGCGTCAGGCCCGCCAGGCCTCGCGTTTCAAGAACCTCTCGGCCGATATCCGCAAGGCCGAGGCCACGCTGCTGCATCTGCGCTGGACGCTGGCGAAGACGCAGGAAGGCGAAGCACGTTCGGCCCTGGCGACGGCGACCGCGCTGGTCGGCGATCGCGCCGCAGCCCAGATGAATGCCGCCAAAGAACAGGCGATCGGCGCCCATCGCCTGCCGGACCTGCGCGACGCCGAGGCCAAGGCAGCCGCCGCTTTCCAGCGCCTGTCGATCGCCAAGTCGCAGATCGAGGAGGAGGCCGGCCGCATCCGCGCGCGCCAGACCGAGCTCGACCGCCGTCTGCAGCAGCTCGACAGCGATATCGAGCGCGAGGAGCGCATGGTGCGCGACAACGCCGCCGTGCTGGAGCGGCTGGCGGCGGAAGAAACCACCCTGAACGGCGAAAACGCCGGTGCCGCCGAGCGCGAGGCAAATACGCGCGCCGCTTTTGAAGAGGCCACCGCGACGCTGGCGACCAGCGAAGGTGCGCTGGCCAGGCTGACCGCCGAACGGGCGGAAGCGGCGGCCGGTCGCAACCAGATCGAGCGGACATTGCGCGAAACGGCGGAACGGCGCGATCGTTTCGCCCGTCAACTCGCAGATGCCGACCGCGAACTGGCCGAGATCGCGCAGCGCATCTCGGCGCTGGCCGACCCGACCGAAAAACGCGTGTTGGCGGAAGCAGCCGCCGAGGCGCTGGAAGCGACCGAGGCCGCCGCCGAGCTTGCCGAACAGGCGGTTGCGACGGCGCGCGAGGCCGAGACCGCCGCCCGGCTGCCATTGCAGGAGGCCAAGGCCGAGCTCGCCGGCATCGAGACCGAGGCGCGCACGCTTGCCAAGATCATCAATTCAACCAGCGGCGGCGACCTGTTCCCAGCCGTGCTGGAACAGATGAGCGTGGAGCGTGGTTTCGAAACCGCGCTGGGTGCCGCACTTGGCGAAGACCTCGAGGTGCCGCTCGACCGCAGTGCGCCCGTCCATTGGGGCGAGAACGCGGTGCAGGCGAGCGACCCGGCGCTGCCGGAGGGCGTGCGCAGCCTCGCCTCGGTGGTCAAGGCACCGTCACAATTGGCGCGTCGCCTCGCCCAGATCGGCATCGTCGAGGCATCGGATGGCAAGCGCCTGCAGGCCTTGCTGGCGCCGGGCCAGCGGCTGGTGAGCAAGGACGGCGCGCTGTGGCGCTGGGACGGCTTCACCGCCAGCGCCGACGCGCCGACCGCCGCCGCCCTGCGGCTGGCCCAGAAGAACCGCCTGACCGAACTCGACGCCGAGGCCGTCGCGGCAACCGTGGCGGTGCGCGCCGCCGAAGAGGCGCTGCGTAACGCCGAGACCGGCCTGCGCAACGCGGTCGAGGACGAAAAACACGCGCGCCAGGCATGGCGCGACGCGCAGCACGCGCTCGACGCGGCGCGCAATGCCCTGGCCCAGGCCGAGAAGGCCACCGGCGAATTGTCGACGCGGCGCGGTGCGCTGGAGGAATCGCGCGGCCGTGTCGTCGAGGCGCATGAGGAAGCCACCGCCATCTATGTCGAGGCGGAAGAACAGCTGCGCGGTGCGCCCGATCTCGGCGATTTGCAGTCGAGGCTGGAGCAGGCTGCCGGTCACGTCTCGCGCGATCGCGCCGCTCTGGCCGAAGCGCGCGCCGTCCATGACGGCCTGAACCGCGAAGCCGAGGCGCGCACGCGCCGCCTGCAGGCGATCGCCCTCGAACGCGGCAACTGGCTGTCGCGCGCCGAGAACGCGTCGACGCAGATCGCGGCACTTGCCGAACGCAAGGCCGAGGCAGCCGCCGAGCGAGAGGATCTGGTCGAGGCGCCGGACGAGCTCGACCAGCGCCGCCGCGCGCTGCTGTCCCAGCTCTCGGAAGCCGAGGCGCTGCGCAAGAACGCCGCCGACCGCTTGCAGGAAGCGGAAAACCGACAGGCCGAGCTCGACAAGGCGGCAACGGCCGCCATCACTACCTTGGCCGAAGCGCGCGAGGCGCGCGTGCGCGCCGAGGAAAGGCTGACCGCCGCCGACGAGCGCCGCCAGGAGGTGGAGGCGCGCATCCAGGAAGCGCTTAACACGCCGCCGCACCTGGTTATCCGCCACACCGGCCTGGAGGCTGACAGCCCGATACCCGACATGGGCGAGATCGAGCGCCAGCTGGAACGGCTGAAGATCGAGCGCGAGAGGCTGGGCGCGGTCAACCTGCGCGCCGAGGAAGAGCAGCGCGAACTGTCCGAGCGGCTGGAGACGATCGTCTCCGAGCGCGAGGACGTCATCGAGGCGATCCGCAAACTGCGCCAGGCCATCCAGAGCCTGAACCGCGAAGGCCGCGAACGGCTGCTGGCCGCCTTCGACGTCGTCAACGCGCATTTCCAGCGGCTGTTCACCCATCTATTCGGTGGTGGCACCGCCGAATTGCAATTGATCGAATCGGAAGATCCCCTGGAGGCCGGCCTGGAAATCCTTGCCCGTCCTCCGGGCAAGAAGCCGCAGACGATGACGCTGTTGTCGGGTGGCGAGCAGGCGCTGACGGCGATGTCGCTGATCTTCGCCGTGTTCCTGACCAATCCGGCGCCGATCTGCGTGCTGGACGAGGTGGACGCGCCGCTCGACGACCACAATGTCGAGCGTTTCTGCAACCTGATGGACGAGATGTCGGCCTCGACCGAAACGCGCTTCGTCGTCATCACCCACAATCCGATCACCATGGCGCGCATGGACCGCCTGTTCGGCGTCACCATGGCCGAGCAGGGCGTCAGCCAGCTGGTCTCCGTCGACCTGCAGGCGGCGGAGGCGATGCGCGAGGCGAGCTGA
- a CDS encoding DsbA family protein, which yields MTRLLSRRTILTTLAVAPAALALAACNKAGEAEAEGSKPAETTKTADATKPAATPAAAAPQSSGSVNMAELLKPGVLPEKQLGKDDAKVTIIEYASMTCPHCAHFHETTLPELKTKYIDTGKVRLIFREFPFDPRAEAGFMLARCAGDNYFPMVDVLFKQQQNWAAAENVKDAMFQLSKLAGFTQESFNSCLTDQKLLDQVRSVQKRGQDEFKVDSTPTFFINGQTYKGALSIAEMSAIIDPLL from the coding sequence ATGACCCGTCTCTTGTCCCGCAGAACCATTCTGACCACGCTGGCCGTCGCTCCGGCAGCGCTGGCACTCGCCGCCTGCAACAAGGCTGGCGAGGCCGAGGCGGAAGGCTCGAAGCCCGCCGAGACGACCAAGACCGCCGATGCCACCAAGCCGGCAGCGACGCCCGCGGCCGCAGCCCCGCAGTCCTCCGGTTCGGTCAACATGGCTGAACTGCTGAAGCCGGGCGTGTTGCCGGAAAAGCAGCTTGGCAAGGACGACGCCAAGGTCACCATCATCGAATACGCGTCGATGACCTGCCCGCATTGCGCGCATTTCCACGAAACGACGCTGCCGGAACTGAAGACGAAATATATCGACACCGGCAAGGTGCGGCTGATCTTCCGCGAGTTCCCGTTCGATCCGCGCGCCGAGGCGGGTTTCATGCTGGCGCGCTGCGCGGGCGACAACTATTTCCCGATGGTCGACGTGCTGTTCAAGCAGCAGCAGAACTGGGCCGCGGCCGAAAACGTCAAGGACGCGATGTTCCAACTGTCCAAACTGGCCGGTTTTACACAGGAGAGCTTCAACTCCTGCTTGACGGACCAGAAACTTCTGGACCAAGTCAGATCGGTGCAGAAGCGTGGACAGGACGAATTCAAGGTCGACTCGACGCCGACCTTCTTCATCAACGGGCAAACCTACAAGGGTGCGTTGTCGATTGCGGAAATGTCGGCCATCATCGACCCTCTGCTGTGA
- a CDS encoding DUF721 domain-containing protein: protein MTGKNRYGNPVPVSDLATGILEPVLRKRAGISIGLVQSWEEIVGPRLAGTSRPEKIQWPRRMREDDPFEPAVLVVACQGVAALHLQHQADEIIGRVNAFLGFQAIGRIRIVQKPLTETRRRTAQPARPLTPLEKTRLERVVEGVEDDGLRASLERLGATIIGQRK from the coding sequence ATGACAGGGAAAAACCGCTACGGCAATCCCGTGCCGGTCAGCGATCTCGCCACCGGCATCCTCGAGCCGGTGTTGCGCAAGCGCGCCGGAATCTCGATCGGCCTCGTCCAATCCTGGGAGGAGATCGTCGGGCCGCGTCTTGCCGGCACCTCGCGGCCGGAAAAGATCCAGTGGCCGCGCCGCATGCGCGAGGACGATCCGTTCGAGCCGGCTGTGCTGGTGGTGGCGTGCCAAGGTGTCGCGGCGCTGCACCTCCAGCATCAGGCCGACGAGATCATCGGTCGCGTCAACGCCTTTCTTGGTTTCCAGGCGATCGGCCGCATCCGCATCGTCCAGAAGCCGCTGACGGAAACCAGGCGACGCACGGCACAGCCTGCCAGGCCATTGACGCCATTAGAGAAAACGCGTCTGGAACGGGTGGTTGAGGGCGTCGAGGACGACGGCCTGCGCGCTTCACTGGAGCGGCTCGGCGCGACCATCATCGGCCAGCGCAAGTAG
- the mutY gene encoding A/G-specific adenine glycosylase — translation MASLTSTRKPADRPVTGIADRLLAWYDAHHRDLPWRVPPRELASGVRPDPYRVWLSEVMLQQTTVEAVKAYFQAFLERWPTVQALGAASTDDVMKAWAGLGYYSRARNLKACADRIAARGGVFPDTEDGLRALPGIGAYTAAAIAAIAFVRPAVVVDGNVERVITRLFSIAMPLPAAKPDIRAEVERLVPADRPGDFAQATMDLGATICTPRRPRCMLCPLRQDCSAILSGDPEFYPVKLAKPEKPQRKGAAFVAIRNDGAVLLRKRPEKGLLGGMSEVPTTGWTARIDGATGTDAAPFAANWRPAGSIGHVFTHFGLELAVYRADVDFTAPPQGFFWSRPGWINDEALPTVMKKAIEAAMPGSTQKGPHKRKA, via the coding sequence ATGGCATCACTCACCTCGACCCGCAAGCCTGCAGACCGGCCTGTCACCGGCATCGCCGACCGGCTGCTTGCCTGGTACGACGCCCATCACCGTGACTTGCCGTGGCGGGTGCCGCCGCGCGAACTGGCAAGCGGCGTCCGGCCAGATCCCTATCGCGTCTGGTTGTCCGAGGTCATGCTGCAGCAGACCACGGTCGAGGCGGTCAAAGCCTATTTCCAGGCCTTTCTCGAACGCTGGCCGACCGTGCAGGCGCTTGGCGCGGCAAGCACCGACGACGTGATGAAGGCCTGGGCGGGGCTCGGCTATTATTCGCGGGCACGCAACCTGAAGGCCTGTGCGGATCGCATCGCGGCGCGGGGCGGCGTTTTTCCCGATACCGAGGACGGACTGCGCGCCCTGCCCGGCATCGGCGCCTATACGGCGGCTGCGATCGCCGCGATCGCCTTCGTCCGGCCGGCGGTCGTGGTCGACGGCAATGTCGAGCGCGTCATCACACGCCTGTTTTCGATCGCCATGCCGCTGCCGGCGGCCAAGCCCGATATCCGCGCCGAGGTCGAGCGACTGGTGCCGGCGGACAGGCCCGGCGATTTCGCGCAGGCGACGATGGATCTCGGCGCCACCATCTGCACGCCGCGCCGGCCGCGCTGCATGCTGTGCCCGCTGCGGCAAGATTGCAGCGCCATCCTGTCCGGCGATCCCGAATTCTACCCGGTGAAACTGGCCAAGCCCGAAAAGCCGCAACGCAAGGGCGCCGCCTTTGTCGCCATCCGCAACGACGGCGCGGTGCTTTTGCGCAAACGCCCGGAAAAAGGCCTGCTTGGAGGGATGAGCGAGGTGCCGACCACCGGCTGGACCGCGCGCATCGACGGCGCCACTGGAACCGACGCCGCACCCTTCGCGGCCAACTGGCGGCCGGCGGGCAGCATCGGCCATGTCTTCACCCATTTCGGGCTCGAACTCGCCGTCTACCGCGCCGATGTCGATTTCACCGCGCCACCCCAGGGGTTTTTCTGGTCGCGGCCCGGCTGGATCAATGACGAGGCCTTGCCGACTGTCATGAAAAAGGCAATCGAAGCGGCTATGCCCGGCTCGACCCAGAAGGGCCCGCACAAGAGGAAAGCATGA
- a CDS encoding HAD family hydrolase, with translation MTEIRHIVFDIGKVLLHYDPSLPFNRLIPDETERQWFFDHVCTSDWNIEQDRGRTWEEAEALLIDTHPDHAENIRNFRRHWHEMVPHAYDDSVVLMERLIDDGRDVTMLTNFAGDTFREAQERFAFLKRPRGVTVSADIRLLKPDRAIYDHHVKSFGLEPAATLFIDDSQKNVDGAKEAGWQAVLFTDPATLKRDLTNLGVIA, from the coding sequence ATGACCGAAATCCGCCATATCGTCTTCGACATCGGCAAGGTGCTGCTGCACTACGACCCCAGCCTGCCGTTCAACCGGCTGATCCCGGACGAGACGGAGCGGCAGTGGTTCTTCGATCATGTCTGCACGTCGGACTGGAACATCGAGCAGGATCGCGGCCGGACCTGGGAAGAGGCCGAGGCGCTGCTGATCGACACCCACCCCGATCATGCCGAAAACATCCGCAACTTCCGCCGCCATTGGCACGAGATGGTGCCGCACGCCTATGACGACAGCGTGGTGCTGATGGAACGGCTGATCGACGACGGCCGCGACGTCACCATGCTTACCAATTTCGCCGGCGACACCTTCCGGGAAGCGCAGGAGCGGTTCGCCTTCCTGAAACGGCCGCGCGGCGTCACCGTTTCGGCCGATATCCGGCTGCTAAAACCCGACCGCGCCATCTACGACCACCACGTCAAATCCTTCGGCCTCGAGCCGGCGGCGACGCTGTTCATCGACGACAGCCAGAAGAATGTCGACGGCGCCAAGGAAGCCGGCTGGCAAGCCGTGCTGTTCACCGACCCCGCGACGCTAAAGCGCGACCTGACCAATCTCGGAGTTATCGCATGA